Proteins from a genomic interval of Maylandia zebra isolate NMK-2024a linkage group LG15, Mzebra_GT3a, whole genome shotgun sequence:
- the LOC112436003 gene encoding ubiquitin carboxyl-terminal hydrolase 37-like isoform X1: MQQDCTPAEAAPPKEDCLETKGRELVAPETTGEPDKKSDKLKNLQQDCTLAEAAPPKEDCLETKGQELDIKPPLNSSEDLVQVITTDNPSSTHKECGESSNQVRNTTEHSEPSDLSWDTLLMEFLAQEDGLEQVFDILGKNLKDRKKKKNKVQTVDRFGFPNIVNSCYMNSCLQSLFNNEEFIRDVSRQETLWRAVPEARLLRRLMNIRNCHESRDYDLKKRRLMSFKKAFSQQVPEYEGSAQKDAHEFLTFFLNEVKSLSPHLKREAALLGRSYTCPVEDHHVFKMENMRTCKSCGHQSSQQEEFTSLSLDLVPEGSVEDMLGTYLKEQKIEFTCDCGGTTSELKQSFDTLPRVLIFHLKRFGFTKTHKLQKVNDPVRLQRDLVVSSKQGDGRYELISIISHYGGTESGHYICHSVHPEESPQSTSDHWLTYNDARVLHTTGSAVFEEQQQSAYILFYKRNGVEAS; this comes from the exons ATGCAGCAGGACTGTACTCCTGCCGAGGCAGCACCACCAAAAGAAGACTGCCTAGAAACAAAAGGTCGAGAACTGGTTGCTCCAGAAACAACAGGGGAACCTGATAAAAAGAGTGACAA ATTAAAGAACCTGCAGCAGGACTGTACACTTGCTGAGGCAGCACCACCAAAAGAAGACTGCCTAGAAACAAAAGGCCAAGAACTGGACATCAAGCCTCCACTGAACAGTTCAGAGGACCTAGTACAGGTCATAACTACAGACAATCCCAG CAGCACCCATAAGGAATGTGGTGAAAGTTCCAACCAGGTTAGAAACACCACTGAACATAGTGAGCCATCAGACCTGAGTTGGGACACTTTGCTTATGGAGTTTCTGGCACAAGAGGATGGATTGGAGCAGGTGTTTGACAT TTTAGGGAAAAATTTGaaggatagaaaaaaaaagaaaaataaagttcaGACTGTGGACCGCTTCGG GTTTCCAAACATTGTAAACAGCTGCTACATGAACTCCTGCCTGCAGAGCCTCTTCAACAATGAGGAGTTCATTAGAGATGTCAGCCGTCAGGAGACTTTGTGGAGAGCAGTCCCAGAAGCTCGGCTCTTAAG AAGGCTCATGAACATCAGGAACTGTCATGAATCAAGAGATTATGACCTTAAAAAACGCCGCCTAATGTCTTTTAAGAAGGCATTCAGCCAACAGGTTCCTGAATACGAAGGCAGTGCACAGAAA gacgCTCATGAATTCCTAACCTTTTTCCTCAATGAGGTGAAAAGCCTCTCACCTCACCTGAAGAGGGAAGCAGCTCTCCTGGGCCGAAGTTATACCTGCCCAGTAGAAGACCATCATGTTTTCAAAATGGAAAACATGAGGACATGCAAGAG CTGCGGTCACCAGTCATCACAACAGGAGGAATTTACAAGCTTGTCCCTTGACCTGGTTCCAGAGGGGTCTGTTGAGGACATGTTAGGGACATACTTGAAG GAACAAAAAATCGAATTTACTTGTGACTGTGGAGGGACGACCTCGGAATTGAAGCAGTCTTTTGATACACTGCCAAG AGTTCTCATCTTTCACCTGAAGAGGTTTGGCTTTACAAAAACCCACAAGCTTCAGAAGGTGAATGACCCCGTCAGGCTGCAGAGGGACTTGGTGGTGTCATCCAAACAG GGTGATGGCCGTTATGAACTCATAAGCATCATTAGTCACTATGGAGGCACAGAATCAG GACACTACATCTGTCATTCTGTGCATCCTGAGGAGAGCCCACAGTCTACATCAGATCATTGGCTCACCTATAATGATGCACGGGTGCTCCACACAACTGGATCGGCAGTTTTTGAGGAACAGCAGCAGTCTGCCTACATCCTGTTTTACAAGAGAAAC GGTGTGGAAGCAAGTTAG
- the LOC112436003 gene encoding ubiquitin carboxyl-terminal hydrolase 37-like isoform X2, with translation MQQDCTPAEAAPPKEDCLETKGRELVAPETTGEPDKKSDKLKNLQQDCTLAEAAPPKEDCLETKGQELDIKPPLNSSEDLVQVITTDNPSTHKECGESSNQVRNTTEHSEPSDLSWDTLLMEFLAQEDGLEQVFDILGKNLKDRKKKKNKVQTVDRFGFPNIVNSCYMNSCLQSLFNNEEFIRDVSRQETLWRAVPEARLLRRLMNIRNCHESRDYDLKKRRLMSFKKAFSQQVPEYEGSAQKDAHEFLTFFLNEVKSLSPHLKREAALLGRSYTCPVEDHHVFKMENMRTCKSCGHQSSQQEEFTSLSLDLVPEGSVEDMLGTYLKEQKIEFTCDCGGTTSELKQSFDTLPRVLIFHLKRFGFTKTHKLQKVNDPVRLQRDLVVSSKQGDGRYELISIISHYGGTESGHYICHSVHPEESPQSTSDHWLTYNDARVLHTTGSAVFEEQQQSAYILFYKRNGVEAS, from the exons ATGCAGCAGGACTGTACTCCTGCCGAGGCAGCACCACCAAAAGAAGACTGCCTAGAAACAAAAGGTCGAGAACTGGTTGCTCCAGAAACAACAGGGGAACCTGATAAAAAGAGTGACAA ATTAAAGAACCTGCAGCAGGACTGTACACTTGCTGAGGCAGCACCACCAAAAGAAGACTGCCTAGAAACAAAAGGCCAAGAACTGGACATCAAGCCTCCACTGAACAGTTCAGAGGACCTAGTACAGGTCATAACTACAGACAATCCCAG CACCCATAAGGAATGTGGTGAAAGTTCCAACCAGGTTAGAAACACCACTGAACATAGTGAGCCATCAGACCTGAGTTGGGACACTTTGCTTATGGAGTTTCTGGCACAAGAGGATGGATTGGAGCAGGTGTTTGACAT TTTAGGGAAAAATTTGaaggatagaaaaaaaaagaaaaataaagttcaGACTGTGGACCGCTTCGG GTTTCCAAACATTGTAAACAGCTGCTACATGAACTCCTGCCTGCAGAGCCTCTTCAACAATGAGGAGTTCATTAGAGATGTCAGCCGTCAGGAGACTTTGTGGAGAGCAGTCCCAGAAGCTCGGCTCTTAAG AAGGCTCATGAACATCAGGAACTGTCATGAATCAAGAGATTATGACCTTAAAAAACGCCGCCTAATGTCTTTTAAGAAGGCATTCAGCCAACAGGTTCCTGAATACGAAGGCAGTGCACAGAAA gacgCTCATGAATTCCTAACCTTTTTCCTCAATGAGGTGAAAAGCCTCTCACCTCACCTGAAGAGGGAAGCAGCTCTCCTGGGCCGAAGTTATACCTGCCCAGTAGAAGACCATCATGTTTTCAAAATGGAAAACATGAGGACATGCAAGAG CTGCGGTCACCAGTCATCACAACAGGAGGAATTTACAAGCTTGTCCCTTGACCTGGTTCCAGAGGGGTCTGTTGAGGACATGTTAGGGACATACTTGAAG GAACAAAAAATCGAATTTACTTGTGACTGTGGAGGGACGACCTCGGAATTGAAGCAGTCTTTTGATACACTGCCAAG AGTTCTCATCTTTCACCTGAAGAGGTTTGGCTTTACAAAAACCCACAAGCTTCAGAAGGTGAATGACCCCGTCAGGCTGCAGAGGGACTTGGTGGTGTCATCCAAACAG GGTGATGGCCGTTATGAACTCATAAGCATCATTAGTCACTATGGAGGCACAGAATCAG GACACTACATCTGTCATTCTGTGCATCCTGAGGAGAGCCCACAGTCTACATCAGATCATTGGCTCACCTATAATGATGCACGGGTGCTCCACACAACTGGATCGGCAGTTTTTGAGGAACAGCAGCAGTCTGCCTACATCCTGTTTTACAAGAGAAAC GGTGTGGAAGCAAGTTAG